The Crocosphaera sp. UHCC 0190 genome has a window encoding:
- the pcm gene encoding protein-L-isoaspartate O-methyltransferase has protein sequence MSRTVETDLKYQTISQPYIVAAMTEAAEISPQDKVLEIGTGSGYQTAILGELAQEVYTIEIIPELAEIASHILQELGYHNIHSKVDDGYLGWAEYAPYDAILVTAAPPNIPPQLKEQLATNGRIIIPVGTFSQELLILKKTVDVWVQQSMFPVRFVPLTR, from the coding sequence ATTAGCAGAACTGTAGAAACAGACTTAAAATATCAGACCATTTCTCAACCTTATATTGTGGCTGCCATGACCGAAGCGGCTGAGATTTCGCCTCAAGATAAGGTGCTAGAAATTGGCACAGGCTCTGGCTATCAAACAGCTATTTTAGGGGAATTAGCCCAAGAAGTCTATACTATTGAAATCATCCCCGAATTAGCCGAAATAGCGAGTCATATTTTACAAGAGCTTGGCTATCATAATATTCATAGTAAAGTCGATGACGGTTATCTCGGTTGGGCAGAATATGCGCCTTATGATGCCATTTTAGTGACTGCTGCTCCGCCAAATATTCCCCCTCAATTGAAAGAGCAACTCGCTACAAACGGGAGGATAATAATTCCCGTTGGTACCTTCTCCCAAGAACTATTAATCCTCAAAAAAACCGTTGATGTATGGGTTCAGCAGTCAATGTTCCCCGTGAGATTTGTGCCACTGACTCGGTAA
- a CDS encoding vanadium-dependent haloperoxidase — MDDRRIEALRIRRDAAEVASERPHPLHISNGEEFRYRNSENKPTHLANYSKGLPHCEKTGVIVNAEDYQQFVRGIDSGDVRDFRDTPLGPPNQDGVPFPKWQSHIAQTSKGCKVPVRAWESAGAGSTFDLQGPDSQSLTMPPAPELDSEELITEMIEIYGMALLRDVPFANFNSSTEVQKVVDLLNQSPWIKNQATNYIHLTDAEQKRLRGPFTKQTVFRGIAPGDNVGPYLSQFLLVGNQGLENIQSLSDGYIAYGAIRVDQRIRVAEPLKDYMTTWEAWVDVQNGADLRGIETYSETPAPYRFMATPRDLATYVHYDALYEAYLNACLIMLGLKIPFDPGIPFQGADFKDKQQGFAQFGGPHILSLVTEVATRALKAVRFQKFNVHRRLRPEAVSGWVTRYVNDDTKGIEAIKPLVDGLGEGLLKAVADHNCKQNQKFSDRTSDANNCYKASYLLPMAFPEGSPMHPAYGAGHATVAGACVTILKAFFDAGATLNFAFQPSADGSKLEPVTLDKPLTVEGELNKIAANIAIGRNWAGVHYFTDYIESLRLGEQVAIGILQEQKLTYGENFSMTIPLFDGGSIRI; from the coding sequence ATGGACGATCGCAGAATAGAAGCCCTCAGAATTCGCCGTGATGCTGCTGAAGTTGCTAGTGAACGCCCCCATCCCCTTCATATTAGCAATGGGGAGGAGTTTCGCTATCGCAACAGTGAGAATAAACCCACCCATCTGGCCAACTATAGCAAAGGATTACCCCATTGCGAAAAAACAGGTGTGATCGTTAATGCTGAGGACTATCAACAGTTTGTACGGGGTATTGATTCAGGGGATGTGCGTGACTTCCGGGATACTCCCCTAGGCCCACCTAACCAAGATGGAGTACCCTTTCCTAAATGGCAATCCCACATTGCTCAAACCAGCAAAGGGTGCAAAGTTCCTGTTCGAGCTTGGGAAAGTGCGGGGGCCGGTTCTACCTTTGATTTACAAGGGCCTGATTCTCAATCTTTGACTATGCCTCCTGCTCCTGAATTGGACAGTGAAGAATTAATCACAGAAATGATTGAAATCTATGGCATGGCTCTTTTAAGAGATGTTCCCTTTGCCAATTTTAATAGTTCTACTGAAGTTCAAAAAGTTGTTGATTTACTTAACCAGTCTCCTTGGATTAAAAATCAAGCCACTAATTACATTCATTTAACCGATGCTGAGCAAAAACGGTTACGGGGCCCCTTTACCAAGCAAACAGTATTCCGAGGTATTGCACCTGGGGATAATGTAGGGCCATACTTATCTCAATTTCTTTTAGTCGGAAATCAAGGACTAGAAAATATACAGTCTCTCAGTGATGGCTATATTGCCTATGGTGCTATCCGCGTCGATCAACGAATACGGGTAGCTGAACCTCTAAAAGATTATATGACAACTTGGGAAGCTTGGGTGGATGTCCAAAATGGGGCAGATTTACGAGGCATAGAAACTTATTCTGAAACGCCCGCCCCTTATCGTTTTATGGCTACACCCCGTGATTTAGCCACCTACGTCCATTATGATGCTCTCTATGAAGCCTATTTGAATGCTTGTTTAATCATGTTGGGGCTAAAAATTCCCTTTGATCCCGGTATTCCCTTCCAAGGGGCTGATTTTAAGGATAAACAACAAGGGTTTGCTCAATTTGGTGGCCCTCATATCCTGTCTTTAGTAACAGAAGTGGCAACCCGCGCCCTCAAAGCGGTACGTTTCCAGAAGTTTAATGTCCATCGTCGTCTGCGGCCTGAAGCTGTTAGCGGTTGGGTGACACGGTATGTTAATGATGATACCAAAGGCATTGAAGCCATTAAACCCCTAGTAGATGGTTTAGGGGAAGGTCTTTTGAAGGCAGTGGCTGACCATAACTGCAAACAAAACCAGAAATTTAGCGATCGCACCAGTGATGCTAATAATTGTTACAAGGCTTCTTATTTGCTGCCTATGGCTTTTCCTGAAGGTTCCCCCATGCACCCGGCTTATGGTGCGGGTCATGCCACCGTTGCGGGTGCTTGTGTTACCATTCTCAAGGCATTTTTTGATGCGGGTGCTACCTTAAATTTTGCTTTTCAACCTAGTGCCGATGGTAGTAAATTAGAACCCGTGACCTTAGATAAACCTTTAACAGTTGAAGGGGAATTAAACAAAATCGCCGCAAATATTGCTATTGGACGGAATTGGGCCGGGGTTCACTACTTCACAGATTATATTGAATCTCTCCGTCTTGGGGAACAAGTTGCGATCGGTATTCTCCAAGAACAAAAGTTAACCTATGGGGAAAACTTTTCCATGACAATTCCTCTGTTTGATGGGGGCAGTATTCGCATCTAA